The proteins below are encoded in one region of Triticum aestivum cultivar Chinese Spring chromosome 1B, IWGSC CS RefSeq v2.1, whole genome shotgun sequence:
- the LOC123123305 gene encoding glutamyl-tRNA reductase 1, chloroplastic: MMAGATSATAAAGAFAAAAAGAKVRGSAAVCPWVVAAGGRRRSGVVRCDAGGDAQAASKLASITALEQFKISADRYMKEKSSIAVIGLSVHTAPVDMREKLAVAEELWPRAISELTSLNHIEEAAVLSTCNRMEIYVVALSWNRGIREVVDWMSKKSGIPASELREHLFMLRDSDATRHLFEVSAGLDSLVLGEGQILAQVKQVVRNGQNSGGLGKNIDRMFKDAITAGKRVRCETNISAGAVSVSSAAVELAMMKLPKSECLSARMLLIGAGKMGKLVVKHLIAKGCKKVVVVNRSVERVDAIREEMKDIEIVYRPLTEMYEAAADADVVFTSTASESLLFTKEHAEALPPISLAVGGVRLFVDISVPRNVGACVSEVEHARVYNVDDLKEVVEANKEDRVRKAMEAQTIITQELKRFEAWRDSLETVPTIKKLRSYADRIRASELEKCLQKIGEDNLNKKMRRSIEELSTGIVNKLLHGPLQHLRCDGSDSRTLDETLENMHALNRMFNLDTEKAVLEQKIKAKVEKTQS; encoded by the exons ATGATGGCGGGAGCGACGTCAGCCACGGCCGCCGCGGGCGCattcgccgccgccgcagccggcgCCAAGGTGCGGGGGTCCGCCGCCGTGTGCCCGTGGGTCGTCGCCGCCGGCGGCCGGAGGCGGTCCGGCGTCGTGCGCTGCGACGCCGGCGGGGATGCCCAGGCGGCGTCCAAGTTGGCCAGCATCACCGCGCTCGAGCAGTTCAAGATCTCTGCGGACC GGTATATGAAGGAAAAGAGTAGCATCGCTGTAATAGGCCTCAGCGTACACACAGCACCAGTGGACATGCGTGAAAAACTTGCTGTTGCAGAGGAACTATGGCCCCGTGCTATTTCAGAACTCACCAGTCTGAATCATATTGAAGAGGCTGCTGTTCTTAGTACCTGCAACAGAATGGAAATATATGTGGTGGCTTTATCGTGGAACCGTGGTATTAGAGAAGTAGTGGACTGGATGTCAAAG AAAAGCGGAATCCCTGCTTCCGAGCTAAGGGAGCATCTCTTTATGTTGCGTGACAGTGATGCCACACGCCACCTGTTTGAGGTATCCGCTGGGCTTGACTCTTTGGTTCTTGGAGAAGGACAAATCCTTGCTCAAGTTAAACAAGTTGTCAGAAAtgggcaaaacagtggaggcttgGGAAAGAACATTGATAGGATGTTCAAGGATGCAATCACAGCTGGAAAGCGCGTCCGCTGTGAGACCAACATATCAGCTGGTGCTGTGTCTGTCAGTTCGGCTGCAGTTGAATTGGCCATGATGAAGCTTCCAAAGTCTGAATGCTTGTCAGCTAGGATGCTTTTGATTGGTGCTGGCAAAATGGGAAAATTAGTGGTCAAACATTTGATTGCCAAAGGATGCAAGAAGGTTGTTGTGGTGAACCGTTCAGTGGAAAGGGTGGATGCCATTCGCGAAGAGATGAAAGATATTGAGATTGTGTACAGGCCTCTTACAGAGATGTATGAAGCCGCTGCTGACGCTGATGTCGTGTTCACAAGCACCGCATCTGAATCCTTATTATTCACGAAGGAGCATGCAGAGGCGCTTCCTCCTATTTCTCTTGCTGTGGGTGGTGTTCGGCTTTTCGTCGACATATCTGTCCCAAGGAATGTCGGTGCCTGTGTATCTGAGGTGGAGCATGCACGGGTATACAATGTCGACGACTTGAAAGAGGTGGTGGAAGCCAATAAGGAAGACCGTGTCAGGAAAGCAATGGAGGCCCAAACAATCATTACCCAAGAGCTGAAACGGTTCGAGGCTTGGAGGGACTCACTGGAGACGGTTCCGACCATCAAAAAGCTGAGGTCGTACGCCGACAGGATCAGGGCATCTGAGCTCGAGAAGTGCCTGCAGAAGATCGGGGAAGACAATCTCAACAAGAAGATGAGAAGGTCCATCGAGGAGCTGAGCACGGGTATAGTGAACAAGCTCCTTCACGGCCCACTGCAGCACCTGAGATGCGACGGCAGCGACAGCCGCACCCTGGACGAAACGCTGGAGAACATGCACGCCCTCAACAGAATGTTCAACCTCGACACGGAGAAGGCGGTCCTTGAgcagaagatcaaggccaaggtaGAGAAGACCCAAAGCTGA